A section of the Salmo salar chromosome ssa05, Ssal_v3.1, whole genome shotgun sequence genome encodes:
- the LOC106604722 gene encoding solute carrier family 25 member 43 isoform X2 produces MAVYYISDEIYCRSTSTPILIFGRMVWILNGEYHVYFAWIVHLHMDELGYVSQWRAIFAGGLAGIGAALATYPLEVAETRLIAQNCREPTYRGVVHTLSKIYQTEGLQALYRGFSLTILGAFPFSIGCYAVYINLDKLWREPQFRFTALQNFINGCIAAGVAQTLSYPFETVKRKMQAQNPQLPHYGGADIHFTGMLDCFRQVIRNKGILTLWSGITANMVKIVPYFGLLFSCFEMCKQVCLYRNGYIVSPLSYKLAPGVDQSMGPTEVEEVKRYLKNRKFQSQQGSRW; encoded by the exons ATGGCTGTTTATTACATATCAGATGAGATTTACTGCAGATCTACTTCGACACCCATCTTAATTTTCGGACGTATGGTTTGGATTCTCAATGGAGAATATCATGTTTACTTTGCATG GATCGTCCACCTCCACATGGATGAATTGGGCTACGTCTCTCAGTGGAGGGCCATTTTTGCTGGTGGGCTAGCTGGTATAGGTGCAGCGCTGGCCACGTACCCTCTGGAGGTGGCAGAGACTCGCCTCATAGCTCAGAACTGCAGAGAGCCTACATACAGGGGGGTGGTCCACACGCTTTCCAAGATATACCAGACCGAAGGCCTTCAAGCACTCTACAGGGGCTTCTCTCTCACAATCCTAG GTGCATTTCCCTTCTCTATTGGTTGTTATGCAGTCTACATCAACTTGGACAAGCTGTGGCGGGAGCCCCAATTCCGGTTCACTGCCCTACAGAACTTCATCAATGGCTGCATAGCCGCAGGAGTGGCCCAAACCCTCTCCTACCCCTTTGAAACTGTGAAAAGGAAAATGCAG GCCCAGAACCCTCAGCTCCCCCATTATGGCGGCGCTGATATCCACTTCACTGGAATGTTGGACTGCTTCAGGCAGGTGATCAGAAACAAGGGCATCCTGACACTGTGGAGTGGCATCACAGCCAACATGGTCAAG ATTGTCCCCTACTTTGGCCTTCTCTTCAGCTGCTTTGAGATGTGCAAGCAGGTCTGTCTGTACCGCAACGGGTACATTGTGTCTCCATTGAGCTATAAGTTGGCACCAGGCGTGGACCAGAGCATGGGGCCTACTGAGGTGGAGGAGGTGAAACGGTACCTGAAGAATAGGAAGTTTCAGTCACAGCAAGGAAGTCGCTGGTGA